The Denticeps clupeoides chromosome 5, fDenClu1.1, whole genome shotgun sequence genome includes a region encoding these proteins:
- the LOC114790402 gene encoding transcription factor E2F3-like isoform X2 — MRSGTSAAPDKLVIAGVGGPPLDQNAVLVALSDRLTSTLPAATFIHIITTPPPVAQTSAACLSAPPGDPNIYATPHEATPGTGPRPALGRPPAKRRLALDDTDHLYSSEASRTSTGRSAGPQSAVPKTLKKPKSPTEKCRYDTSLGLLTKKFVHLLGQSSDGVVDLNQAAEMLEVQKRRLYDITNVLEGVHLIKKKSKNNIQWMGCNLTDAGSLNRHRALRTELDHLQEKESRLDKLIHMCTEDVQPMTEAPQNKKFAYVTYDDIRQIQSLKDQTVIIVKAPEETKLEVPDPQEGLQVHLTSSKGPIDVFLCPDENITEEHQGVRDSSGHSKPFVKVLEEAPDSTSPAVTVTTLSPITSPFTSLLQQTEDQLPCTEGLFVNISPSLTNEDYMLHLGEEEGISDLFDACDLDNMPLDQGFSNFL, encoded by the exons ATGAGGAGCGGGACCTCAGCAGCCCCGGACAAATTAGTGATCGCCGGGGTCGGCGGGCCGCCGCTCGACCAGAACGCCGTCTTAGTGGCGCTGTCCGACCGACTGACCTCGACTCTGCCTGCCGCCACGTTCATTCACATCATAACCACCCCGCCTCCCGTTGCCCAGACCTCCGCAGCCTGCCTGTCGGCTCCTCCGGGCGACCCTAACATTTACGCCACTCCGCACGAAGCTACTCCGGGAACGGGACCGCGACCCGCATTAGGACGGCCGCCG GCAAAGCGGAGGTTGGCGTTGGATGACACTGATCACCTGTATAGTTCAGAAGCGTCCAGGACATCTACAGGCAGATCTGCAGGACCCCAGTCAGCTGTCCCAAAGACCCTTAAAA AACCAAAGTCCCCCACTGAAAAATGCCGATATGACACATCTCTTGGCCTCCTCACAAAAAAGTTTGTTCACCTGCTTGGACAGTCGTCGGACGGTGTGGTGGACCTGAACCAAGCTGCTGAAATGCTTGAGGTGCAGAAGAGACGGCTTTATGACATCACCAACGTGCTGGAGGGGGTGCACCTCATCAAGAAGAAATCCAAAAACAACATTCAGTGgat GGGCTGTAACCTTACAGACGCTGGGAGTCTGAACCGCCACCGAGCCCTGCGCACTGAGCTGGACCACCTGCAGGAGAAGGAGAGCCGGTTGGACAAGCTGATCCACATGTGCACGGAAGATGTGCAACCAATGACTGAGGCGCCGCAGAACAAGAA GTTTGCATATGTGACGTATGACGACATCCGCCAGATACAGAGTTTAAAGGACCAGACAGTCATCATAGTGAAGGCGCCTGAAGAGACCAAGCTTGAGGTGCCGGACCCACAAGAG GGCTTACAGGTCCATCTAACCAGCTCTAAAGGTCCTATAGATGTTTTCCTGTGTCCAGATGAAAACATCACTGAAGAACATCAGGGTGTCAGGGACTCGAGTGGTCACTCCAAACCTTTTGTAAAGGTTTTAGAAG AAGCTCCTGACAGCACTTCTCCAGCTGTGACTGTCACCACCCTGTCACCCATCACGTCACCCTTCACCAGCCTTCTACAGCAGACTGAGGATCAGTTGCCCTGCACTGAAGGGCTCTTTGTAAACATCTCGCCCTCACTGACCAATGAGGATTACATGTTACATCtaggagaggaggagggcatCAGTGACCTGTTTGATGCATGTGATCTGGACAATATGCCTCTCGATCAGGGGTTCTCTAACTTTTTGTAG
- the LOC114790402 gene encoding transcription factor E2F3-like isoform X1, whose translation MRSGTSAAPDKLVIAGVGGPPLDQNAVLVALSDRLTSTLPAATFIHIITTPPPVAQTSAACLSAPPGDPNIYATPHEATPGTGPRPALGRPPAKRRLALDDTDHLYSSEASRTSTGRSAGPQSAVPKTLKKPKSPTEKCRYDTSLGLLTKKFVHLLGQSSDGVVDLNQAAEMLEVQKRRLYDITNVLEGVHLIKKKSKNNIQWMGCNLTDAGSLNRHRALRTELDHLQEKESRLDKLIHMCTEDVQPMTEAPQNKKFAYVTYDDIRQIQSLKDQTVIIVKAPEETKLEVPDPQEGLQVHLTSSKGPIDVFLCPDENITEEHQGVRDSSGHSKPFVKVLEEEAPDSTSPAVTVTTLSPITSPFTSLLQQTEDQLPCTEGLFVNISPSLTNEDYMLHLGEEEGISDLFDACDLDNMPLDQGFSNFL comes from the exons ATGAGGAGCGGGACCTCAGCAGCCCCGGACAAATTAGTGATCGCCGGGGTCGGCGGGCCGCCGCTCGACCAGAACGCCGTCTTAGTGGCGCTGTCCGACCGACTGACCTCGACTCTGCCTGCCGCCACGTTCATTCACATCATAACCACCCCGCCTCCCGTTGCCCAGACCTCCGCAGCCTGCCTGTCGGCTCCTCCGGGCGACCCTAACATTTACGCCACTCCGCACGAAGCTACTCCGGGAACGGGACCGCGACCCGCATTAGGACGGCCGCCG GCAAAGCGGAGGTTGGCGTTGGATGACACTGATCACCTGTATAGTTCAGAAGCGTCCAGGACATCTACAGGCAGATCTGCAGGACCCCAGTCAGCTGTCCCAAAGACCCTTAAAA AACCAAAGTCCCCCACTGAAAAATGCCGATATGACACATCTCTTGGCCTCCTCACAAAAAAGTTTGTTCACCTGCTTGGACAGTCGTCGGACGGTGTGGTGGACCTGAACCAAGCTGCTGAAATGCTTGAGGTGCAGAAGAGACGGCTTTATGACATCACCAACGTGCTGGAGGGGGTGCACCTCATCAAGAAGAAATCCAAAAACAACATTCAGTGgat GGGCTGTAACCTTACAGACGCTGGGAGTCTGAACCGCCACCGAGCCCTGCGCACTGAGCTGGACCACCTGCAGGAGAAGGAGAGCCGGTTGGACAAGCTGATCCACATGTGCACGGAAGATGTGCAACCAATGACTGAGGCGCCGCAGAACAAGAA GTTTGCATATGTGACGTATGACGACATCCGCCAGATACAGAGTTTAAAGGACCAGACAGTCATCATAGTGAAGGCGCCTGAAGAGACCAAGCTTGAGGTGCCGGACCCACAAGAG GGCTTACAGGTCCATCTAACCAGCTCTAAAGGTCCTATAGATGTTTTCCTGTGTCCAGATGAAAACATCACTGAAGAACATCAGGGTGTCAGGGACTCGAGTGGTCACTCCAAACCTTTTGTAAAGGTTTTAGAAG aAGAAGCTCCTGACAGCACTTCTCCAGCTGTGACTGTCACCACCCTGTCACCCATCACGTCACCCTTCACCAGCCTTCTACAGCAGACTGAGGATCAGTTGCCCTGCACTGAAGGGCTCTTTGTAAACATCTCGCCCTCACTGACCAATGAGGATTACATGTTACATCtaggagaggaggagggcatCAGTGACCTGTTTGATGCATGTGATCTGGACAATATGCCTCTCGATCAGGGGTTCTCTAACTTTTTGTAG